GTCCAGAGTGACCCGAAGTCCTGCTCCCCTTTCCAACCAAAAATCACACTGTTTGTTGGAGCAGAGCTCCCTGATCAGCTGCCACAGGACCCGCTGGTAAAGATTGTTGTCTTGTTTCTCGCGGGACAGTTCCTCCTGGTTCACCGCCTGGGTGGCATTGATGCAGCTGGTGACAAACTTCTCCTTGGTGACGTTGGCCTCAGAGCAGCCACTGTAATGGATCCCATCAGGGAACTGCCAATAGTTGGCCTCATAGTACCTATTGCCCTCAGCTCCGAAGTTGATATCCAGCTTTCGGCCTTGCTTGATGAAGGCCCCTGGGCGGATCTCTGCAGTGTGGGCCTCTGTGACCTGGGAGGTAATTGGCAAGGCCTTCCGGTTCCACTTGATTCTGTGCTTTATGCCTCTCGCCCTGACTGAGGACAGCTGGCTGAAGAGCAGGATGCAGACAATGGCCAACCAGCATCCACCCAGATGCTTCCTCATTGTGTCAGAATCTGCAACAGAAAAGGCTGGAGCAGTTAACTTCCCCAGGGGGGTTCCCAGTCTCCCCTGCGCCCTCCGACATGTAGGAGATTCTATGAGAGGAATGGCATTCTTGCGCCCTTTACATTTTTCTGGAAACATAATTGTTTTCCCAGGCTTGGGCTGCACAGGGTTAAGTCAATTCAATACCAAGTTTCTTGCTTTTGCCTGAAATTACATCCATTCAGGACAGTGATCTTGGTTTTCTCAGACAGATCAGAAGCTGCAACAGGCAACTTGATTATTCATAGATATCCTTTCCAGTCTTACCCTGGGGACAGTGtgaccccaccctcccccctcaACTAGTTTCTTATTGCACTTACTACGTGCCAGCCACTGACATTGCCTAACGTAATTCTCACATAGGGTAGGTACATTATTACCCCCACTTTATAAAAGTTGTACTgggattcagagaagttaagtaatttgcccaaggccacacaataGTGGGTGGCAGATTTGAATCCAGCTCTGTCTGATGCTGTTCCCATGTGCCCACTTGCCATGCCCCACTGCCCTTCTGGGCTGCTGGAGGGGATGGTGCTCGAATTTTGTGCTTTTGACTCACTGGGCATGAAGGGCAGCTCCCATAGCCCCTAAGCTAAGTGAATAGCAGGGCCTGTGAGGAATTTCAGAGGAAATGAGATGACAGGGAAGACAAGAGGGCTTGGGGAAACACTGAGAGTCAAGGTGGCCCCAGGGCATCTGAAAGGCTGCTGATGACCTCAGGAAATATCCCTCCCCCTTAAGCCCCCCAATCTGGTAGTTCATCACATCTGGTTCCTGAACTTACAATAGTTATTGTGGAAATCCACCTCTCAAGGTCAACTGTTCAAGGCACTCCAGCACCTGGACCTTTGTCCATGTGGATCAGGGATACAGGAAGAGTTACTACAGCAGAGCACGCTTAGGCTATCTTCTAGAAGATTTACTGTGTCCATGAGTACCAGAGCTGGTGGAGGTTGAAAAGTTAGCTTACTTAGGCCCTAACACATCCTCCCTGCAGTATTCCTAAAAGTGATTAGTACTTCTCTGTTAAAATGTTCAACTCTAGTGTGACACTGGTTCTTATGcagaaaaagaggcaaaatgcAACCTAAATGCACACCCAGGCTCCTCTGGACTCCCTGCAGAGACCTCTGCTGACTTCTCTTTACTTGCAGGCACTGCCCCAGGGTGGGTACAAGTGTGCCAGGCAGCAGCCTGAGCACCCAGGCTTCCAGCATCCACCCCTCACTTTCCGCCATTCACAGTGAGCTCAGAGGAACTTTTTCCAAAGAGATCCAAGCGTGAAGCAAACATTCATTAATCTCCTAAACAGGGGCTACACCCATGTCATCAGCCCATACCCCTTGGTAGGAGAAATCTTACCTAAcagtaataatataaattatgggtgcatcaaattaaaaaataaaagcatagagatcttgagaaagaaattagTCTTCAGAGGCAAGgacttaaaagcaaa
This region of Phocoena phocoena chromosome 15, mPhoPho1.1, whole genome shotgun sequence genomic DNA includes:
- the PRND gene encoding prion-like protein doppel, producing MRKHLGGCWLAIVCILLFSQLSSVRARGIKHRIKWNRKALPITSQVTEAHTAEIRPGAFIKQGRKLDINFGAEGNRYYEANYWQFPDGIHYSGCSEANVTKEKFVTSCINATQAVNQEELSREKQDNNLYQRVLWQLIRELCSNKQCDFWLERGAGLRVTLDQPMMLCLLVFIWFIVK